The Spirulina subsalsa PCC 9445 region GTGAATGGGAAACTGTTAGATGAGGATTATATTCACGGTTCCCCGCTTTATGAACAAGAACCGACGATTATTCCGGCTGATTCCTATTTTGTGTTGGGGGATAATCGCAATAATTCTTGTGATTCTCATGTCTGGGGTTTTGTCCCAGCTTCTAATATTATTGGTCGGGCGGCTCTGCGTTTTTTGCCTTTTAATCGCATTGGCAATTTACCGGAAACGGTGCATTTTAGCGAGGAGCAACAAGAGACAAGTGATAATTGATAATTGATAATTGATTACCTATCAATTAGACGGTGGCCACTCCTACGGGACAGGTAACACCTGTTCCGCCTAAACCACAGTAACCGTTCGGGTTTTTGGCTAAATATTGCTGATGGTAGTCTTCGGCGTAATAGAATTCCCCAGCGGGGAGGATTTCGGTGGTGATGACACCATATCGGGCCTCAGTTAGGGCTTGTTGGTATTCTGCTTTTGAGGCTTCGGCCTGTTGTGTCTGTTCTTCGGAATAGGTGTAAATGCCGGAACGGTATTGGGTGCCTACATCGTTTCCTTGACGCATTCCTTGGGTGGGATTGTGACTCTCCCAGAAGAGTTTAAGTAGTTGTTGATAGGTCACTACTTTGGGGTCATAGACCACAAAAACCACCTCGTTATGACCGGTTAACCCGGTACAAACTTCTTGATAGGTGGGGTTAGGGGTGATTCCGGCGGCATAACCAACGGCTGTACTATATACGCCCTCCTGTTGCCAAAATTTCCGCTCTGCTCCCCAAAAACAGCCTAACCCGAAAAGGGCGGTTTCCATGCCGGGGGGGAAGGGGGGGGTTAGGGGGTGTTGGTTGACAAAATGGCGATCGCGCACGGGCATCTTTTCTGACCGACCGGGTAGCGCTTCTTGTGCTGTGGGAATCGATAGTTTTTTCCCAAATCCAAATAAACCCATAAAACAGTACCTTGTTGAATTCTGCCTAAGTGTTAACTAATGTAACACCCTCACTAATCTAACACTTTCACCCGGAGGATGGATAGGGGGAACAACGAACCTCAAATGTCATAATTATCCTGGACTGCGCCAGATTTTAAACCCGCGACGTTCCGGTAAGCGGCCGTCCAAATGGCATAAGTGAGGGGAAGGGAAACAAAGATCCCCAACCCACAGACTAAAAAACCTAAGAGATTAATCCCGAATATCGTAATACTGAGGAGAAACCAACCGAACCAGTTACGACTCACTAATTGCCGACTGGTTTCCATCGCTTCCCAAAAGTTGAGTCTACGATCCACTATCAAAGGGGGAACTAAAACATAGGAAACTCCTAGATAGAACCCCGGAATAATGCACAGAATTAAACCAATAGCGGTAAAAATAACGCTAATCACGCTACCTGCAACTAACTGTACAAAATAGTCAAACCCTCCGAAAAAATCATGAAATGAGCTAGATTGTCTTTGGAATCCTCGAATCGCAAGGATATAAAATCCTGCTTCTAGAGGGGTAATAATTAAGAATTGCAGGAAACTTCCTAGCCAAGTTCCTCCCCATGAATCTGAAGCATCTGATGATAGTCTTCCTAAAATAATATCCACGGCCGTGATAATAACAATAACCAAGAAATAAAACAAGGTACTGGTTATAAAAGGAGCAGCATTTTGTTTGAAGATTTGCCAACCTTGTTTGATATAATCTTCTAGGTGAAAAACATAACCTTCAGCAATAACTTGTGAGAGATTTTTGGGTCTATTATTCTGCATGGGTTTTTAGTTGAATTCAACAGGCAAACAAGGCGATTCGTCGGTTGGGTGCAGCGAGGGGGAACCTCAACAGTTTTGTGCAGACTGTTGGGTTTTAGCCCTGAATCTAATGCGCTGAAGCGCAACTACAAACCCTCTTGCGTACTGCCATATTTTAAGCCTGCTACATCTTTGTAGGCGGCGATCCAAATCGCATAGCTCAGGGGTAGGGAAACCAAAACGCCAAATCCACAGGCAAGCACTCCTAAAATATTAATCACTCCAACCAAAATACTTAGTACAAACCAAGAAAGCCACTTTTTAGTCACCAGTTGCCGACTGGTTTCCATGGCTTCCCAAAAGCTGAGGTTGCGATCCAGAATTAAAGGAATGACTAAGGTATAAGAAACAGCCAAATAAATTCCCGGAATAATACAGAGAATTAAACCAATGAGAATAAAAATTGCACTGACTATGCTTGCTGCTACTAATTGAATGTAGCGTTCAAACCCTTTAAAAAAATCGCCAAATGATCTAGCTTGTCCTTTAAAAGTTTTGATTGCAATGATATAAAATCCTGCTTCTAAGGGGACTCTAATGAAAAATTGTAGAAGCCCAGAAATACCACTACCTCCTCTTTGATCTCCACCCCCTGTTGCTTGATCAATGCCCCCTATTACAATTAAAACAACGATATAACAAACTGTAGTAGTAATGAAAAGGGCAGCGTTGTCTTTGAAGACTTGCCAACCTTGCTTAATGTAATCTTCTATTTGAAAGTTGTATCCTTCCGCTACCACTTCTGAGAGGTTTTTGGGTCTGTTGTCTTGCATAAGTTCTTCCTGCCATTAAGGACTTCTAGGGTGAGAATGATCTAGTCCAACTTTTTTACTGTCTGAGGGTTAAAACCTCTTTAAGGTTTGGGTCAGACATTCCCAATCTATGGATTGAGGTGCAATGCTGAGGGAGATAGATTGAACGGACTGCCAGACGAAATGACGATTCTAGGTTCAACCCCTGCCCAATTTTAGTGAGAATTCGGAGTTTGGCGCAATTTCCTTAGTATCTGCGTGAAATTGGCGGAATGCTAGGCTTGAAGGGGGTCACAGAAGACGATGCAGCTCAAGGCTTTATGAATTTTTGTGATTAATTCAGAAAAAAGGAAGCAGAGGCAAGGAATCCCTTGCCTCTGCTGAGGGCTGTATGGTTGGGTTTCGCTCTTGCTGCACCCAACCTACAGGATTGTGTGCAGCAAGAGCTATTTTCTCCAAATAGCGTTAGAAACGGGGAATGGGACGCTCGGAGGGGGGGACGGGAGGGGGGAGGGGTTGGGAACTGGGGGGCGATGGAGGGGGAGGAGGAGTGGGGGTGGTGGGAATGGGGGCGGGTGCGCCTGTAGAGGGGGGAGTAAAGATGATCTCTCGATCAACGGTGGGGGGTGGGGTGGTGTTGACGGGACGAGTGGGGGGGGGCGGTGGGGGGCTGGCGGTGTTGAGGGAGTCGGCGGTGAGGTAGACGTGGCCAAGGGTGCGACCGCCATAGGTGCGTTTGGTGAAGCGCCAACCGGGGTCAAGGTGGATTTTCAGGTAGCCTTCGGCGAGGCCTCGGGTGCGCCCAATTTCAATGGGGCGGGTGTTGGGTTCGCGGACGGAGGAGGCGACTAATACGACTTCATCGCCCCGTTGAACGAGACGGAGAATGAAGCGCCAGCCATAGTCTTCGTTGCCAATGCGTAAGGAATAACCGTTGCTGTCGGTGCTGCGCTCACAAATGCCTGTGAAGTCGAAGGTGAGGAATAGGGGGTCAATCAGGGTGGGATTGCTGCCGTATTCTCGCCAACAGGGTTGACGGTTGTTGAGTTGTTGAATGACCAGTAGGTTGTATTGTCGGCGTTCTATACCGAAGGGGGTTGCGATCGCCACAAAACTATCTTGAGGGACTTCTACTTGCCCAAAGGGGGTACTTTGAGCGAGGGTAGGACTGCCCCACGGGAGCAGCAGCAGGCCACTGAGGGCGGCGGCTAGGGACTGAATGGGTTTGATCTTCATAACGACCTCCTGTTATTGCCAGAATTGGGTTGAAAGATAGGGGCTAAGGCTGGATCTGGGGAATTTCTCTGGAAAAAGCCTCTAGTCTGAGGAATCAGGGTGGGCTTGTTGCCAAGCGTCCCAAAGATCGGGACGGCGATCGCGGGTTCGTTGTTGTTGTTGTTCTTTTTGCCAGGTCTCAATGTGGGCATGATTGCCAGAACGCAGAACCTCCGGCACTTCCCAGCCTCGGAAGACCGGGGGGCGAGTATATTGGGGGTAATCTAATAATCCCTGCTCAAAACTCTCGAACTTGAGGGAAGCTTCTTTTCCAACGGTGCCAGGACGGAGACGAATTACGCCATTTAAAAGTGCCAAGGCCGGAATTTCGCCACAGGTTAACACAAAATCCCCCAGAGAAATTTCCCTTGTTACTAAATGTTGCCGAACCCGCTCATCGACCCCTTCATAATGACCACAAATTAATAGTAACTGGTCGTAATTTTGGGCGAGGTCTTGTAAGATAGGCTGCTTGAGAGGTTCTCCTTGGGGGGACATTAAGATGACTTCCCGACGGGGTAAAATGGGCAAGGACTCAACCGCCGCGAACAAAGGTTCGGGTTTGAGCAACATTCCCACCCCGCCGCCATAGGGTTCATCATCCACCCGTCGGTGTTTGTCTTGGGTGAAATCCCGGGGGTTGGTCAGATACACTTGAGCAATCTGGCGAGCTAGGGCTTTGCCCAATAATCCACTTTGCAACGGGGAGGTGAAGAATTCAGGAAATAATGTGATCAGATCAAAGCGCATGGGGAATTAAGCGTAGGGAGTTCACTTCTTTTGTCCGAAGCGGAACGAAAAAGCATTAAATTATATACTATGCCCAAACGCGATAGGATATATGCTGCAAATAGAGTCTCAAGTTTCAGGAACCCAGATGCCCAAACCCACAAAGACAGCTATTTTGGTGATTGGTGGCGCAGAGGATAAAGTGCATGGTAGAGAAATTCTGCACACTTTTTTCAATCGTTCCGGTGCGGCCGATGCAGTGATTGCCATAGTCCCCTCGGCATCTCGGGAACCTCTCTTGATCGGCGATCGCTATCGGCATATTTTCGAGGACATGGGAGCCAAGCGGCTGGAAATTATTGACATTCGTGAGCGTTCCCAAGCCGAAGATCCCAAGTACATGGAATTTTTAGAAGAATGTACAGGGGTTTTCCTAACCGGGGGGGATCAACTCCGTCTCTGTGGACTGTTGGCAGAAACCCCGATTATGGAACGGATTCGCGATCGCGTCCAAAAAGGAGAAGTCACCCTAGCCGGAACCAGCGCCGGAGCCGCCGTCATGGGTCATCACATGATTGGCGGGGGAGGAAGTGGAGAATCCCCCAATCGCTCCTTAGTGGATATGGCAATGGGGTTAGGGATTATTCCCGAAGTCCTAGTAGACCAACATTTCCACAACCGTAACCGCATGGCGCGTTTATTGAGTGCGATCGCGATTCATCCCGATCGTCTAGGGGTGGGGATTGATGAAGACACCTGCGCCATGTTTGAACAAGATGGTTGGATTCAAGTGATGGGGAAAGGCACCGTCACCATTGTGGATGCTCAAGATTTGTCCTACACCAATCAAATGGATGTCGGGGTAGCAGATCCCCTGAGTTTACACAGTTTGCGGCTACATATCCTCTGTCATGGCGATCGCTACCATCTCTATCAGCGCCATCCCCTCACTCCCATGACTGACGAAAAATCCGCCTGATCCCCTCCAGAGAGAACAGTCGTCAAACCCTGATCCGGCGAGCCATGAGCCAAGCACCCGGCCTATTTCCCCGGTTGACTCACCCTTGACCATTC contains the following coding sequences:
- a CDS encoding DUF3747 domain-containing protein; this encodes MKIKPIQSLAAALSGLLLLPWGSPTLAQSTPFGQVEVPQDSFVAIATPFGIERRQYNLLVIQQLNNRQPCWREYGSNPTLIDPLFLTFDFTGICERSTDSNGYSLRIGNEDYGWRFILRLVQRGDEVVLVASSVREPNTRPIEIGRTRGLAEGYLKIHLDPGWRFTKRTYGGRTLGHVYLTADSLNTASPPPPPPTRPVNTTPPPTVDREIIFTPPSTGAPAPIPTTPTPPPPPSPPSSQPLPPPVPPSERPIPRF
- the trmD gene encoding tRNA (guanosine(37)-N1)-methyltransferase TrmD, with product MRFDLITLFPEFFTSPLQSGLLGKALARQIAQVYLTNPRDFTQDKHRRVDDEPYGGGVGMLLKPEPLFAAVESLPILPRREVILMSPQGEPLKQPILQDLAQNYDQLLLICGHYEGVDERVRQHLVTREISLGDFVLTCGEIPALALLNGVIRLRPGTVGKEASLKFESFEQGLLDYPQYTRPPVFRGWEVPEVLRSGNHAHIETWQKEQQQQRTRDRRPDLWDAWQQAHPDSSD
- the msrA gene encoding peptide-methionine (S)-S-oxide reductase MsrA; translated protein: MGLFGFGKKLSIPTAQEALPGRSEKMPVRDRHFVNQHPLTPPFPPGMETALFGLGCFWGAERKFWQQEGVYSTAVGYAAGITPNPTYQEVCTGLTGHNEVVFVVYDPKVVTYQQLLKLFWESHNPTQGMRQGNDVGTQYRSGIYTYSEEQTQQAEASKAEYQQALTEARYGVITTEILPAGEFYYAEDYHQQYLAKNPNGYCGLGGTGVTCPVGVATV
- a CDS encoding cyanophycinase, which gives rise to MLQIESQVSGTQMPKPTKTAILVIGGAEDKVHGREILHTFFNRSGAADAVIAIVPSASREPLLIGDRYRHIFEDMGAKRLEIIDIRERSQAEDPKYMEFLEECTGVFLTGGDQLRLCGLLAETPIMERIRDRVQKGEVTLAGTSAGAAVMGHHMIGGGGSGESPNRSLVDMAMGLGIIPEVLVDQHFHNRNRMARLLSAIAIHPDRLGVGIDEDTCAMFEQDGWIQVMGKGTVTIVDAQDLSYTNQMDVGVADPLSLHSLRLHILCHGDRYHLYQRHPLTPMTDEKSA